The Candidatus Methylomirabilis lanthanidiphila nucleotide sequence GTACGCACTCCGCACTCGCTCCCGGCATGAGAAGCGGGTGTCGGCACAGGTCGATCACCAGGGCATTGAAGTGTTCCTTCCGCTCATCGGACGGCGAAGCTGCTGGAAAGACCGTACCGTACAGATTCAATTCCCGCTTTTTCCCGGCTATTGCTTTGCGCGCTTTGCCTGGAAGAACCGGTTGCAGGTCCTGACCGCCCCCGGTGTCGTGGAGGTGTTGGGAGTGGCCGGCCGGGGCGTACCGATTGCCGAGACCGAAATCGAGAGCGTGCGACGTTTGGTCGGCAGCACCCTTCCCGTCGATCCGTACCCCTTCCTTGAGCCGGGGATGTCGGTTGAGGTACGGCGCGGTTCCCTCAAGGGCCTGCGTGGGTTCTTGATTCGGAAGGCCCCCAGAGCGCGTCTCGTGATCGCCGTCAGCCTGATTCGTCAGGGCGCATCGGTCGAGATTGACGCCGACGACGTCATCCCGGTGTGACGTTCACGCGCGGGAACCGATCATTGCCCAGAAAGTCTTCATGAGGAGCTTTCCCCGAGATGTGCGACCCAAAGCGATCGCGCCTGACGATCGCGATACGGGTACGCCCACCTCGCCGCCTCCGATCGATCGCCCCGCTCTGTCAGCCTGGACAGTTGTCAGACTGAAGTGCGCCCTCATGGCCGACCGTATCATCGAGGTTGGATTGTATGGCCTGATCATCTTCACGCCCCTGGCCTTCGGCACCGTCGAATCCTGGTCGGTCTCGCTTGCTGAGGTTGGAATCTACGCCATCACGCTTGTATGGGGACTTGCCATGGTGAGCGCGGGCGAAATCCGTATCGAACGAACCGCGCTGAGCCTGTGCTGGCTCCTGGTCCTGATTTTCGGACTGTGGCAGGTAATTCCGCTTCCATTGCAGGTGATCCGCATCATCTCGCCGAAGGCCGCCGCCCTCTATCAGCAGATGGAGTTTGACAGCCACCTTACAACCTCATGGCATACGATTTCGCTTGTGCCGTACGCGACACGACAGGCGATGGTGAGACTCCTGGCTCTGGCGCTTCTCTTTTGGGTAACTGTCAATCACCTGCAGACCCGCGACCAGATCGATCGCATCGTTCGTATCGTGATGGCCACGGGGTTCGGGCTTGCGCTCTTCGGGATTATTCAGCATTTCGCCGGGAACGGGAAGTTGTATTGGGTACGGGAGCTCGCCCATGGCGGCAGCCTCTTTGGTCCCTACGTGAACCGGAATCACTTCGCCGGCTACATGGAGATGGTGATCCCGTTGACGATCGGCTATATCGTAGCGAACAGGCGACCGACATTCGATGGGCGGGTACCCGCACCGAAGGGTGGGATGGGTTGGCGGAGTCGGTTGCTTCATTGGGGTACGCCGCAGGCGAGCCGGTCACTCCTCGCCTTTTTTAGCGGGCTTATTATGGTTGTGGCCCTGCTGCTGACCGGATCACGGGCGGGGCTGTTCAGCTTCTTCTGCTCCATGCTCTTCATCGCCTTGCTGCTTTCCGTAAGGCGGTTGCGGAGCAGGCGGCTGTGGGGAATGCTGGCCTCGTTTGTGGGGCTGGGACTGACATATGCCCTCTGGCTCAACCCGGATAGGGTGCTGCGGACGTTTGGCATTCTCTGGCTTGGGACCGATGATCCCTCCTTCCAC carries:
- the rfaH_2 gene encoding Transcription antitermination protein RfaH — protein: MGTPRWYALRTRSRHEKRVSAQVDHQGIEVFLPLIGRRSCWKDRTVQIQFPLFPGYCFARFAWKNRLQVLTAPGVVEVLGVAGRGVPIAETEIESVRRLVGSTLPVDPYPFLEPGMSVEVRRGSLKGLRGFLIRKAPRARLVIAVSLIRQGASVEIDADDVIPV
- a CDS encoding membrane protein: MRSFPRDVRPKAIAPDDRDTGTPTSPPPIDRPALSAWTVVRLKCALMADRIIEVGLYGLIIFTPLAFGTVESWSVSLAEVGIYAITLVWGLAMVSAGEIRIERTALSLCWLLVLIFGLWQVIPLPLQVIRIISPKAAALYQQMEFDSHLTTSWHTISLVPYATRQAMVRLLALALLFWVTVNHLQTRDQIDRIVRIVMATGFGLALFGIIQHFAGNGKLYWVRELAHGGSLFGPYVNRNHFAGYMEMVIPLTIGYIVANRRPTFDGRVPAPKGGMGWRSRLLHWGTPQASRSLLAFFSGLIMVVALLLTGSRAGLFSFFCSMLFIALLLSVRRLRSRRLWGMLASFVGLGLTYALWLNPDRVLRTFGILWLGTDDPSFHGRILVWQDTLRLGHDFRWSGTGLDTYIWAFPLYKRPLIGQAVYDYAHNDYLQAFAEGGLPLVTILALALLWGGTQLLNAWSQHEGSHSRGMGLGLLAGLVAMLVHSAYDFNLHILANAILFVVLSALASRVLCLKRPRVSTPTRMDAP